Within Anopheles ziemanni chromosome 2, idAnoZiCoDA_A2_x.2, whole genome shotgun sequence, the genomic segment TTCCCAGGCAGGAATAGTCATCCTCCAGCATACCAATCCGGCAGGCCGGACATCCGTTGACGACGATAATTTGTTGTGTAATTGTTTCGGCCCGTTGCCCCGGAAGTGGTTGTGTCGTCACCTGAGGCATTATCTGCACGGTCACTTTATTGCCATCCATGGCTCCGTAGTATGGCACGGTTCCCTGCACGGGAGCCACAAATGCGTGAGCGGTCGGTTGTTGCTGTACGAACTCTTGTCTCGGGTATGAGGCGGACGAAGCACTCGGGGCAGATGGTTCTGCATGAACCGTAGCTGCAGCTGAGACCGAAACAATTCATAAGGTTACATTTGAAACACTACTGCGTGTCTAGTTTACATACCTATTTGTTGATGATAGCTTTCGGCAACCACCTGGTCGTAGGAAGGAGGATTATTAGAATACTGTTGTGAGGCCATTTTGATTCGTAGAAAACTTTGTTCTTGTTCGTGAAGCGCCAACTAAAAAGTGAGTAATATGAATAATCAAAACACAATTGTTTCgcgaaacaaaaatctcaaatAATGAGCTGTCAGTTTTTAGTACAGGGAAATTAGAGCACACAGTGGTTTTCAGTCTTATTGCCACATTTCAGatataatttattatattttgatACAAATGTGATATG encodes:
- the LOC131281502 gene encoding membrane protein BRI3, with the translated sequence MASQQYSNNPPSYDQVVAESYHQQIAAATVHAEPSAPSASSASYPRQEFVQQQPTAHAFVAPVQGTVPYYGAMDGNKVTVQIMPQVTTQPLPGQRAETITQQIIVVNGCPACRIGMLEDDYSCLGIFCAIFFFPLGILVCLALRNRRCTNCGAQF